Proteins from a genomic interval of Paenibacillus lentus:
- a CDS encoding DUF2487 family protein, translating into MKFSDIEASSWEELRPYLDTCLIPVTGLTGSEQPYEVTAALERLRDVMDWIELPFKGRVVTYPSFQYGRDIVLSQINEICHNVKLSGFAYIIVVSADVELPADRITNADLIVDTSWIKGFERHEVGAALGREIQQMWIEN; encoded by the coding sequence ATGAAATTCAGTGATATAGAAGCATCTTCCTGGGAGGAATTGCGTCCATATTTAGATACATGTCTTATTCCGGTTACCGGGCTAACCGGAAGCGAACAACCCTATGAGGTGACGGCTGCGTTGGAGAGATTGAGAGACGTGATGGATTGGATTGAGCTGCCTTTCAAAGGTAGAGTGGTTACTTACCCATCTTTTCAATACGGCAGGGATATTGTTTTGTCGCAAATAAATGAAATATGTCACAATGTCAAGTTGTCTGGTTTTGCCTATATTATTGTCGTGTCCGCTGATGTTGAGCTACCTGCGGATAGGATTACGAATGCGGACCTAATCGTTGATACAAGCTGGATTAAGGGGTTTGAGAGACATGAAGTGGGAGCGGCCTTGGGAAGGGAAATTCAACAAATGTGGATAGAAAACTAA
- a CDS encoding IDEAL domain-containing protein: protein MDQMKVTYEVMLGLAAEMIWDEALRKHRSEQIYSEIDSALAKGDEEAFRALTEELKALENLKECR, encoded by the coding sequence ATGGATCAGATGAAGGTAACTTACGAAGTGATGCTTGGCCTTGCTGCGGAGATGATATGGGATGAAGCTCTGCGTAAACATCGTTCCGAGCAAATATACAGTGAAATTGATTCCGCTTTGGCCAAGGGTGACGAGGAAGCCTTTCGTGCTTTGACAGAAGAACTGAAAGCGCTGGAAAATTTGAAGGAATGCCGTTAA
- a CDS encoding phosphoribosylanthranilate isomerase yields the protein MSSIAVKICGLQSVEVLKSMVHLPIDYIGFVFAKSKRQVSGAQAAELIPLLQEWIAGTAPASVGVFVNPTLPELSRILAEAPLDIIQLHGSETPDFCREVKQAFGVKIFKALSVKDDGSIHNESPLAGYEGVIDGLLLDTYDPLYGGGSGKTFAWERAEPYKVWANQHGVEFLAAGGLHSGNVDELIRCLSPDGVDVSSGVETDGVKDITKVRTFVERVKGK from the coding sequence ATGAGCAGCATAGCAGTAAAAATTTGTGGACTTCAATCCGTTGAAGTGCTAAAATCTATGGTACACTTACCTATAGATTATATTGGCTTTGTATTCGCCAAGAGCAAGCGCCAGGTAAGCGGGGCTCAGGCTGCTGAATTAATTCCTCTACTTCAGGAATGGATAGCGGGAACCGCCCCGGCAAGCGTTGGCGTGTTCGTTAATCCGACTCTACCGGAGCTTTCGCGAATACTAGCGGAAGCTCCTCTCGATATAATACAGCTGCATGGCTCGGAGACGCCTGATTTTTGCCGGGAAGTGAAGCAAGCGTTTGGAGTGAAGATTTTTAAAGCCCTATCGGTCAAAGATGATGGATCAATTCACAACGAAAGCCCGTTGGCCGGATATGAAGGTGTCATTGACGGTCTGCTATTGGACACGTACGATCCGCTATATGGCGGGGGCTCCGGCAAGACCTTTGCCTGGGAGCGAGCGGAGCCATATAAAGTATGGGCCAATCAACATGGAGTAGAGTTCCTCGCTGCGGGGGGCCTTCACTCCGGTAATGTGGATGAGCTGATCCGCTGCCTCTCGCCGGATGGGGTAGATGTATCCAGCGGCGTAGAGACCGATGGGGTAAAAGATATTACTAAAGTTAGAACATTCGTGGAGAGGGTGAAAGGGAAATGA
- the trpB gene encoding tryptophan synthase subunit beta yields the protein MTQVPDEQGRFGPFGGRYVPETLMNALIELEESYRKYEDDPEFLEDIRYLLKQYSGRETPLYFAKRLTEHLGGAKIYLKREDLNHTGAHKINNAIGQALLAKRMGKNKVIAETGAGQHGVATATVAALLGLECKVFMGEEDTKRQQLNVFRMKLLGAEVVPVVSGTRTLKDACNEALRYWVSNVQDTFYILGSATGPHPYPMIVRNFQRVIGDETRRQIMEAEGRLPDMLVAAVGGGSNAIGMFYPFVKDTTVQLVGVEAAGRGVDTEFHAATMTHGTRGVFQGSMSYLLQDDHGQVLPAHSISAGLDYPGVGPEHSYLKDIKRAKYVPITDAEALDALGLLSRTEGIIPALESAHAVAQVTKLAPSMNRDEIIVICLSGRGDKDVESIMAYTEGAEHL from the coding sequence ATGACGCAAGTACCTGACGAACAAGGGCGATTTGGTCCCTTTGGTGGCCGTTATGTGCCGGAGACATTAATGAACGCGCTCATCGAACTGGAGGAGTCCTACCGCAAATACGAGGATGATCCAGAATTTTTGGAGGATATCCGTTATTTATTGAAGCAGTATTCGGGCAGAGAAACTCCGCTATATTTTGCGAAGCGATTGACGGAGCATTTGGGCGGAGCAAAAATATACTTGAAGCGCGAGGATTTGAACCATACCGGGGCGCACAAAATCAATAACGCGATCGGGCAAGCCCTGCTGGCTAAACGGATGGGCAAGAATAAGGTTATTGCGGAGACTGGCGCCGGGCAGCATGGTGTAGCGACTGCGACGGTAGCCGCCTTGCTAGGACTGGAATGCAAGGTGTTCATGGGAGAGGAAGACACAAAGCGCCAGCAGCTTAACGTATTTCGAATGAAGCTGCTTGGAGCAGAGGTCGTTCCTGTTGTGTCTGGTACACGCACATTGAAGGATGCTTGCAACGAAGCGCTACGCTATTGGGTGAGCAACGTTCAGGACACCTTCTACATTCTTGGTTCGGCGACAGGGCCGCATCCCTATCCGATGATCGTGCGCAACTTCCAACGTGTTATCGGCGACGAGACGCGCCGGCAAATTATGGAGGCGGAAGGGCGGCTGCCGGACATGCTCGTTGCTGCGGTTGGCGGGGGCAGTAATGCAATCGGGATGTTCTATCCCTTTGTGAAGGACACAACTGTTCAATTGGTCGGCGTAGAAGCCGCGGGCAGAGGGGTAGATACCGAGTTCCACGCGGCAACGATGACCCATGGAACAAGAGGGGTATTCCAAGGCTCAATGAGTTATTTGCTGCAAGATGATCACGGGCAAGTGCTGCCGGCGCATTCTATTTCAGCGGGCCTCGATTATCCTGGTGTCGGGCCGGAGCATTCGTATTTAAAGGATATTAAGAGAGCGAAGTATGTGCCGATTACAGATGCAGAAGCATTGGATGCGCTTGGGCTGCTAAGCCGTACCGAAGGCATTATTCCTGCGCTGGAGTCTGCGCATGCCGTGGCACAGGTTACAAAACTTGCCCCATCAATGAATCGGGATGAAATTATTGTCATTTGCCTATCTGGACGCGGGGATAAAGATGTTGAGTCAATTATGGCTTATACGGAAGGAGCGGAGCACTTATGA
- a CDS encoding histidine phosphatase family protein, producing MIVGLIRHGLTDWNAAGKIQGQSDIPLNDEGRKQAVKLAERLKHESDAQPWDFIMTSGLSRAQETGSIIADILGIPLYDPDSRLMERAFGQIEGLTSEERETLWGKEWSTLDLGQEKDEDIRKRALEFMEELHERYPDKRILVVSHGALLAQLYIALYDNKYTDRIGNLSLTIVEKKEQRWDLLLYNCTRHLEGN from the coding sequence ATGATTGTCGGATTAATTCGTCATGGACTAACAGACTGGAACGCAGCAGGCAAAATTCAAGGACAAAGTGATATTCCGCTCAATGACGAGGGGCGGAAGCAGGCTGTCAAGCTGGCGGAAAGGCTTAAGCATGAAAGCGATGCGCAGCCATGGGATTTTATCATGACTAGCGGTTTATCGCGTGCTCAGGAAACGGGCTCAATTATAGCTGATATTTTGGGCATCCCATTATATGATCCCGATTCAAGATTAATGGAAAGAGCATTCGGTCAAATCGAGGGCTTAACCTCTGAGGAGCGGGAAACGCTCTGGGGCAAAGAGTGGAGCACACTCGATCTTGGCCAGGAGAAGGATGAGGATATTCGCAAGCGCGCTCTTGAATTTATGGAAGAGTTGCACGAACGCTACCCTGATAAGCGAATCCTTGTTGTATCTCATGGCGCATTGCTGGCTCAACTATATATTGCCTTATACGATAATAAATACACGGATCGAATCGGCAATTTATCGCTTACGATTGTGGAGAAGAAGGAACAGCGTTGGGATTTGCTGCTGTATAACTGTACACGGCATTTAGAGGGGAATTAG
- a CDS encoding gamma carbonic anhydrase family protein: MLLEYRGKRPIVDASVFVAEGVKLIGDVTVGKESSVWFNAVLRGDLAEIVIGERTNLQDGVIGHVNTGQPLIVEDDVSVGHAAIIHGCHIGKGTLIGMGAIILNGAALGEYALIGAGSLVTENTVIPPYTLVLGTPARVVRELTEADLQRMKLTTDSYVVKGKEYRI, encoded by the coding sequence ATGTTACTGGAATACCGGGGAAAAAGACCTATTGTAGACGCTTCAGTGTTTGTGGCGGAGGGTGTAAAACTTATCGGTGACGTAACCGTGGGCAAGGAGAGCAGTGTTTGGTTTAACGCTGTGCTTAGGGGAGACCTAGCAGAGATTGTTATTGGGGAAAGAACTAATCTTCAGGACGGAGTTATTGGCCATGTAAACACCGGACAGCCCTTAATTGTTGAAGATGATGTCTCTGTCGGCCACGCCGCGATTATCCACGGCTGTCATATAGGCAAAGGCACTTTAATTGGGATGGGGGCTATCATCTTAAACGGAGCTGCTCTTGGTGAATATGCTTTAATAGGAGCAGGTTCTTTAGTCACGGAAAACACAGTTATCCCCCCTTATACGCTAGTTTTGGGTACACCCGCAAGGGTGGTTCGCGAACTAACGGAAGCCGATTTGCAGCGGATGAAGCTTACAACTGACAGTTATGTAGTGAAAGGAAAAGAATATAGGATCTAG
- the trpA gene encoding tryptophan synthase subunit alpha translates to MNDLDLTFERLRAEGKTALMPFITVGDPDPETTVEILVALQDAGADIVELGVPYSDPLADGPVIQRASERALVRQITIKTCLDTARKAKDRGVTMPFVLFTYYNPALQLGLENFFAMLQEAEISGLIIPDLPFEESAEVLALADAANIRLVPLVAPTSNDRIARIMSSARGFIYCVSSLGVTGERSSFYEGVEQFIHTVRAQTELPVAIGFGISSQEQVRRFSEICDGVVIGSAIVRKIEESIPLLKNNDSKSEGLLQIRNFVAQLKS, encoded by the coding sequence CTGAATGACTTGGATTTGACTTTTGAACGGCTTAGAGCCGAGGGGAAAACAGCGCTTATGCCGTTTATCACCGTCGGTGATCCAGATCCAGAGACGACCGTGGAGATTCTTGTAGCCTTGCAGGATGCTGGGGCTGACATTGTTGAGCTTGGGGTTCCCTATTCAGATCCCTTAGCTGACGGGCCTGTCATTCAGCGGGCTTCCGAGAGAGCCCTCGTGCGGCAAATAACGATCAAGACTTGTCTAGATACCGCGCGCAAGGCCAAGGATCGTGGAGTGACGATGCCGTTTGTGCTATTTACTTACTATAATCCTGCCCTGCAACTTGGGCTTGAGAACTTCTTCGCTATGCTGCAGGAGGCGGAGATTAGCGGTCTTATTATCCCTGATTTGCCATTTGAAGAATCAGCAGAGGTTTTAGCGCTTGCTGATGCGGCTAACATTAGGCTCGTTCCACTCGTTGCGCCGACCTCCAATGATCGGATTGCCCGGATCATGTCCTCTGCAAGAGGATTTATCTACTGCGTTTCGTCCCTAGGCGTTACTGGGGAGAGATCTTCTTTTTATGAGGGCGTAGAACAGTTCATTCATACGGTTAGAGCCCAAACCGAATTGCCGGTAGCGATCGGATTCGGGATCTCAAGCCAGGAGCAGGTTCGTCGCTTCTCGGAAATTTGTGACGGCGTCGTAATCGGCAGTGCAATCGTGCGAAAAATTGAGGAATCCATTCCTCTATTAAAAAATAATGACAGTAAGTCAGAGGGCTTATTGCAAATCCGCAACTTTGTGGCACAATTAAAATCATAG
- the hisC gene encoding histidinol-phosphate transaminase, producing MLPKSRIVNLPVYQPGKPAEEVRKELGLEEVIKLASNENPYGCSPRARAAIEAEFANITQYPDGSSAELTEVLAEHLGVKREQIIFGCGSDEVIALICRAFLLPGDETVMADQTFSVYDTNSQIEGATIIEVPLQGGTHDLEGMLAKVGEKTKIVWICNPNNPTGTIVSDNALRSFLDRVPDHVLVVIDEAYAEYVIDETYTNGISLLSKYPNVIVLRTFSKIYGLASLRIGYGVGQPEVIQLINRVREPFNTSRFGQAAAKASIADQKFVKECREKNAEGIQYLSAEFDRLGLDYFPAHGNFMMVKVNQPGGEVFQAIMKLGIIVRSGFGKYPDYIRVTVGTKEQNVKFIAALEQVLNKDQVQV from the coding sequence ATGCTGCCAAAATCCCGAATAGTCAATCTTCCCGTTTATCAGCCGGGCAAGCCTGCAGAGGAAGTGAGAAAGGAACTAGGCTTGGAGGAAGTTATTAAACTAGCCTCCAATGAAAATCCATATGGCTGCTCTCCACGGGCACGCGCAGCAATTGAAGCGGAATTCGCCAACATCACGCAATACCCGGACGGCAGCTCGGCGGAACTAACTGAGGTGCTTGCCGAGCATTTGGGCGTAAAACGGGAACAAATCATCTTTGGCTGCGGCTCAGATGAAGTTATTGCTTTGATTTGCCGGGCATTTTTGCTGCCTGGGGATGAAACGGTCATGGCTGACCAAACCTTCTCGGTCTATGATACGAATTCACAGATCGAAGGCGCGACCATTATTGAGGTTCCGTTGCAGGGCGGCACGCATGATCTAGAGGGGATGCTGGCTAAAGTCGGCGAGAAGACCAAAATTGTCTGGATATGCAATCCAAACAATCCGACGGGCACTATCGTTTCGGATAATGCTTTGAGGTCCTTCCTGGATCGCGTTCCAGATCATGTTCTCGTTGTAATTGATGAGGCATATGCGGAATACGTTATCGATGAAACCTATACAAACGGGATCAGCTTGTTAAGCAAATATCCTAACGTCATCGTGTTGCGTACGTTCTCCAAAATTTACGGCCTTGCTTCCTTGCGGATTGGCTATGGTGTTGGACAGCCAGAGGTTATTCAGTTAATTAATCGGGTCCGCGAACCGTTTAATACGTCTCGATTCGGTCAAGCGGCTGCCAAAGCTTCTATTGCGGATCAAAAGTTTGTAAAGGAATGCCGCGAGAAGAATGCCGAAGGCATTCAGTATTTAAGTGCCGAGTTTGATCGTCTTGGTCTTGATTACTTTCCAGCTCATGGCAACTTTATGATGGTAAAAGTCAATCAACCAGGCGGAGAAGTATTTCAGGCGATCATGAAGCTTGGTATTATCGTGCGTTCTGGCTTCGGCAAGTACCCGGATTATATTCGCGTCACTGTAGGAACCAAGGAGCAGAATGTTAAATTTATTGCCGCTTTGGAGCAAGTGCTGAACAAAGATCAAGTTCAAGTCTAG
- a CDS encoding zf-HC2 domain-containing protein: protein MNCREAQELFGLIPDLPDNHPQRKMLEWHILGCEYCAAEYSVWQESMEMFHELPTEVSAEEAERINRRVMDRIYAESPWLAPGGEHSKVTNRLRRRVSIWSACFLAVFLCSFLVFIIGGYGQSNQSIKPATGVLQPAVVTADRSTASDLPIFDLSSVSRGIVEPFVVQMGPAYPQYWMILSMAGMVLALISFKGIRRSRR from the coding sequence ATGAATTGTAGAGAAGCCCAAGAGCTGTTCGGCTTAATACCCGACTTACCGGACAATCACCCTCAGCGTAAAATGCTGGAGTGGCATATTTTGGGCTGCGAATACTGTGCGGCTGAGTATTCCGTCTGGCAGGAAAGCATGGAGATGTTCCATGAATTGCCGACGGAAGTTTCAGCTGAGGAAGCCGAGCGAATAAACCGTAGAGTTATGGATCGAATCTATGCCGAATCCCCTTGGCTCGCGCCTGGCGGTGAGCATAGTAAAGTGACCAATCGGCTTAGAAGACGTGTGTCGATATGGTCAGCCTGTTTTTTGGCAGTATTCTTGTGCAGCTTTCTCGTTTTTATCATTGGGGGGTACGGCCAGTCCAATCAATCGATCAAACCGGCCACAGGTGTTTTACAGCCTGCAGTGGTAACGGCGGATAGGAGTACCGCTTCGGATTTGCCTATATTTGATCTATCCAGCGTATCAAGGGGGATTGTAGAGCCGTTTGTCGTGCAAATGGGTCCTGCATATCCGCAGTACTGGATGATCCTATCGATGGCAGGAATGGTGCTGGCGTTGATTTCCTTTAAGGGTATACGTCGGTCAAGGAGATAA
- a CDS encoding prephenate dehydrogenase: MSIKVAIFGVGLIGGSLALCLKGKPGITVVGHSHRRESQRRIMDRGVVDAVTLSMEEAATDADFIFLCVPVSKLEPYLQQLSELPLKEGCIITDVGSTKASVAACAATFNRPGVHFIGGHPMAGSERSGVEAASSLLFENAYYVLTPSDDVPEQSYERLEQLLSHTKAQIVRVDPVLHDEIVGAISHLPHIIAVALVNQIRAYNNADTNGLYRMLAAGGFRDITRIASSDPVIWRDILLSNREILLTLLKDWNREMEAFIQVLEAKDGEGIEEAFKTANQFRSELPERRKGVITSLYDIYIDVPDHPGIIGQIATQLGDQHINLSNMQIIESREDVPGVMRLSFRQEQEMERAKQLLQSLNYKVYV; the protein is encoded by the coding sequence ATGTCAATCAAAGTAGCTATTTTTGGAGTAGGTTTGATCGGCGGTTCCCTGGCACTTTGCCTGAAAGGCAAGCCTGGCATAACTGTTGTAGGACATAGTCACCGTAGGGAATCTCAACGAAGAATTATGGATCGCGGCGTCGTAGACGCCGTGACCTTATCTATGGAAGAAGCGGCGACTGACGCCGACTTCATTTTTTTGTGTGTTCCAGTAAGCAAGCTGGAGCCGTATTTGCAGCAGCTTAGTGAGCTGCCGCTGAAAGAAGGATGCATCATTACAGATGTGGGTAGTACGAAAGCTTCGGTAGCCGCCTGCGCGGCAACATTTAATCGCCCAGGGGTTCATTTCATCGGTGGGCATCCGATGGCCGGGTCGGAACGCTCCGGGGTGGAGGCAGCCTCCTCGCTGTTATTTGAGAATGCGTATTATGTACTGACCCCTTCTGACGATGTTCCCGAGCAATCCTATGAGCGCCTGGAGCAACTCTTATCGCATACGAAAGCACAGATTGTTCGAGTTGATCCGGTGTTGCATGATGAAATTGTCGGAGCAATCAGCCATTTGCCGCATATAATTGCGGTAGCGCTCGTAAATCAAATCCGCGCCTACAATAATGCGGACACCAATGGTTTGTATCGTATGCTGGCGGCGGGTGGTTTTCGAGACATTACGCGGATCGCTTCAAGCGATCCGGTCATATGGCGCGATATTCTCCTCAGTAATCGAGAGATTTTGCTTACTTTGCTGAAGGATTGGAATCGTGAAATGGAGGCCTTCATTCAAGTGTTGGAAGCGAAAGATGGGGAGGGGATTGAGGAAGCGTTTAAAACTGCTAACCAATTTCGCAGCGAACTGCCGGAGCGACGCAAAGGCGTGATTACCTCGCTGTATGATATTTATATTGATGTTCCCGATCATCCTGGTATTATTGGACAGATCGCAACGCAGCTTGGCGATCAGCATATCAACCTTAGCAATATGCAAATCATTGAGAGCAGGGAAGATGTCCCCGGGGTCATGCGCTTATCTTTCCGCCAGGAGCAGGAGATGGAGCGGGCGAAACAGCTGCTGCAATCATTAAATTATAAAGTATATGTGTAA
- a CDS encoding RNA polymerase sigma factor, whose amino-acid sequence MTDSQMIREIKEGNTELYSELMRRYQRKILAFIYHMLKSAHLELMAEDLCSETFYKAFRSLHSFREVDASFSTWLYTIARNTVLSELRKQRAGSVPLEESGIVPVAPSELVPEQAILRSEKVGLVREAINNLPEKQRSALILREYDQLDYQEIANVLGQSVSAVKSLLFRARSSVKSQLEPYFYEQTYEPYEGMKSR is encoded by the coding sequence ATGACGGATTCCCAAATGATTCGTGAAATTAAGGAAGGCAATACGGAGCTGTATTCGGAATTAATGCGAAGATATCAACGTAAAATATTGGCCTTCATCTATCACATGTTGAAGAGCGCTCATTTAGAGCTGATGGCAGAAGATTTATGCTCGGAAACGTTCTATAAAGCATTTCGGAGTTTACACTCCTTCCGTGAAGTAGATGCATCATTTTCAACTTGGTTGTATACGATTGCTAGAAATACCGTGCTTAGTGAGTTGCGCAAGCAGCGTGCCGGAAGCGTTCCGTTAGAAGAGAGCGGCATTGTACCGGTAGCACCAAGCGAGCTTGTGCCAGAGCAGGCAATACTTCGGAGCGAGAAAGTTGGATTGGTGCGCGAAGCAATTAACAACCTTCCGGAAAAGCAAAGGTCGGCGCTCATACTCCGCGAGTATGACCAACTGGACTATCAGGAGATCGCGAATGTGCTAGGACAAAGTGTGAGTGCAGTAAAATCTTTGTTATTCCGTGCACGCAGTAGCGTAAAAAGTCAGCTTGAACCCTACTTTTATGAACAGACTTACGAGCCGTATGAAGGGATGAAAAGCAGATGA